A genomic window from Streptococcus sanguinis includes:
- the rpoC gene encoding DNA-directed RNA polymerase subunit beta', with the protein MVDVNRFKSMQITLASPNKVRSWSYGEVKKPETINYRTLKPEREGLFDEVIFGPTKDWECACGKYKRIRYKGIVCDRCGVEVTRAKVRRERMGHIELKAPVSHIWYFKGIPSRMGLTLDMSPRALEEVIYFAAYVVIDPKDTPLEHKSIMTEREYRERLREYGAGSFVAKMGAEAIQDLLKQVDLEAEIAVLKEELKTASGQKRIKAVRRLDVLDAFYKSGNKPEWMVLNILPVIPPDLRPMVQLDGGRFAASDLNDLYRRVINRNNRLARLLELNAPGIIVQNEKRMLQEAVDALIDNGRRGRPITGPGSRPLKSLSHMLKGKQGRFRQNLLGKRVDFSGRSVIAVGPTLKMYQCGVPREMAIELFKPFVMREIVARDIVQNVKAAKRLVERGDERIWDILEEVIKEHPVLLNRAPTLHRLGIQAFEPVLIDGKALRLHPLVCEAYNADFDGDQMAIHVPLSEEAQAEARILMLAAEHILNPKDGKPVVTPSQDMVLGNYYLTMEEAGREGEGMIFKDMDEAVMAFRNGYVHLHTRVGIATDSLNKPWTEDQKHKILITTVGKILFNAIMPEELPYLQEPTNANLTEGVPAKYLLESGQDIKEVIEQLEINVPFKKKNLGNIIAEIFKRFRTTETSALLDRLKNLGYHHSTLAGLTVGIADIPVVEDKAEIIEESHKRVDQITKQFRRGMITDDERYNAVTAEWRAAREKLEKRLVANQDPKNPIVMMMDSGARGNISNFSQLAGMRGLMAAPNGRIMELPILSNFREGLSVLEMFFSTHGARKGMTDTALKTADSGYLTRRLVDVAQDVIIREDDCGTDRGLLITSITEGKEMIESLEERLNGRYTKKTVKHPETGAVIIGPNELITEDKAREIVNAGVEEVTIRSVFTCNTRHGVCRHCYGINLATGDAVEVGEAVGTIAAQSIGEPGTQLTMRTFHTGGVASNTDITQGLPRVQEIFEARNPKGEAVITEVKGEVTAIEEDASTRTKKVFVTGATGEGEYVVPFTARMKVEVGDQVSRGAALTEGSIQPKHLLAVRDVLSVETYLLAEVQKVYRSQGVEIGDKHIEVMVRQMIRKVRVMDPGDTDLLMGTLMDITDFTDANRDVVISGGVPATARPVLMGITKASLETNSFLSAASFQETTRVLTDAAIRGKKDHLLGLKENVIIGKIIPAGTGMARYRNLEPQAVNEVEIINEVTELPDGFETEENIVLK; encoded by the coding sequence AGGCCTTTTTGACGAAGTGATCTTCGGTCCAACCAAGGACTGGGAATGTGCCTGTGGTAAGTACAAACGGATTCGTTACAAAGGAATCGTCTGTGACCGCTGTGGTGTTGAAGTAACCCGCGCCAAGGTTCGCCGTGAGCGTATGGGCCATATCGAATTGAAGGCACCTGTTTCACATATTTGGTACTTTAAAGGAATTCCAAGCCGCATGGGGCTCACTTTGGATATGAGCCCACGTGCCCTGGAAGAAGTCATTTATTTTGCGGCTTATGTGGTGATTGATCCAAAGGATACACCGCTAGAGCACAAGTCAATCATGACGGAACGTGAGTATCGTGAACGTTTACGCGAGTACGGTGCAGGCTCATTTGTAGCCAAAATGGGAGCAGAAGCTATTCAAGACCTCTTGAAACAAGTGGACTTGGAAGCTGAAATTGCTGTCCTCAAAGAAGAATTGAAAACTGCTTCAGGTCAAAAACGGATTAAGGCTGTCCGTCGCTTGGATGTATTGGATGCCTTCTACAAGTCTGGCAATAAGCCAGAATGGATGGTCCTCAATATCCTGCCGGTTATTCCGCCAGATTTGCGCCCGATGGTTCAGCTGGATGGTGGTCGTTTTGCGGCTTCTGACCTCAATGATCTCTACCGCCGTGTTATCAACCGGAACAACCGTTTGGCTCGTTTGCTGGAACTCAATGCCCCTGGTATCATCGTTCAAAATGAGAAGCGGATGCTTCAAGAAGCGGTTGATGCTTTGATTGATAATGGTCGTCGTGGCCGTCCAATTACTGGGCCAGGCAGCCGTCCGCTTAAGTCTTTGAGTCACATGCTCAAAGGGAAACAAGGACGTTTCCGTCAAAACTTGCTGGGTAAACGGGTTGACTTCTCAGGTCGTTCCGTTATCGCCGTTGGTCCTACATTGAAAATGTATCAATGTGGGGTGCCGCGTGAAATGGCGATTGAGCTCTTCAAGCCGTTTGTCATGCGGGAAATCGTTGCCCGTGATATTGTGCAGAACGTGAAAGCTGCCAAACGCTTGGTAGAACGTGGAGATGAGCGTATCTGGGATATTCTGGAAGAAGTGATCAAGGAGCACCCAGTGCTTCTTAACCGCGCACCGACCCTTCACCGTTTGGGAATTCAAGCTTTCGAGCCAGTTCTGATTGATGGTAAAGCTCTTCGTTTGCATCCACTGGTCTGTGAAGCCTACAATGCCGACTTTGACGGTGACCAAATGGCTATCCACGTACCATTGTCAGAGGAAGCGCAAGCTGAAGCACGTATCCTCATGCTGGCTGCTGAGCACATCTTGAATCCCAAAGACGGTAAGCCAGTTGTAACACCATCTCAGGATATGGTCTTGGGGAACTACTACTTGACCATGGAAGAGGCTGGCCGCGAAGGCGAAGGCATGATTTTCAAAGATATGGATGAGGCGGTTATGGCTTTCCGCAACGGCTATGTTCACTTGCATACTCGTGTTGGTATCGCAACAGACAGTCTTAATAAGCCTTGGACAGAAGACCAGAAGCATAAGATTTTGATTACTACTGTTGGTAAAATTCTCTTTAACGCGATTATGCCAGAGGAATTGCCTTATCTGCAAGAGCCAACTAATGCTAACTTAACAGAAGGTGTGCCAGCTAAGTACTTATTGGAGTCAGGGCAAGATATCAAGGAAGTTATTGAACAGCTTGAGATCAATGTTCCGTTTAAGAAGAAGAATCTTGGAAATATCATTGCGGAAATCTTTAAACGCTTCCGTACAACAGAAACATCTGCTCTTCTTGACCGCTTGAAGAACTTGGGTTACCATCATTCTACTTTGGCTGGTCTGACAGTGGGTATCGCTGATATTCCAGTTGTTGAAGACAAGGCTGAGATTATTGAAGAATCCCACAAGCGCGTGGACCAAATTACTAAACAATTCCGTCGCGGTATGATTACTGATGACGAACGCTACAATGCAGTTACTGCTGAGTGGCGGGCAGCTCGTGAGAAATTGGAAAAACGTCTGGTTGCCAACCAGGATCCGAAGAACCCTATCGTTATGATGATGGACTCTGGAGCCCGTGGTAATATCTCCAACTTCTCTCAATTGGCTGGTATGCGTGGTCTGATGGCTGCGCCAAATGGACGTATCATGGAATTGCCAATCTTGTCTAACTTCCGTGAAGGTCTGTCCGTTCTGGAAATGTTCTTCTCAACCCACGGTGCTCGTAAGGGTATGACCGATACGGCCCTTAAGACTGCCGATTCAGGTTACCTGACTCGTCGTCTGGTTGACGTTGCCCAAGATGTGATTATCCGTGAAGACGACTGTGGTACAGACCGCGGCTTGCTCATCACTTCTATCACAGAAGGTAAGGAAATGATCGAGTCTCTGGAAGAGCGTCTCAATGGTCGTTACACTAAGAAGACGGTTAAACATCCAGAAACTGGTGCTGTCATTATTGGTCCAAATGAATTGATCACAGAAGACAAGGCGCGCGAGATTGTCAATGCTGGTGTTGAAGAAGTGACGATTCGCTCCGTCTTTACATGTAACACCCGCCACGGTGTCTGCCGTCATTGTTACGGTATTAACTTGGCAACTGGCGATGCAGTTGAAGTCGGTGAAGCAGTCGGAACCATCGCTGCCCAGTCTATCGGGGAGCCTGGTACACAGCTGACCATGCGGACCTTCCACACGGGTGGTGTTGCCTCTAATACCGATATCACGCAAGGTCTTCCTCGTGTCCAAGAAATCTTTGAAGCTCGCAATCCGAAAGGGGAAGCGGTTATCACTGAAGTCAAGGGTGAAGTTACTGCCATCGAAGAAGATGCATCTACTCGTACCAAGAAGGTCTTTGTTACAGGTGCAACTGGAGAAGGTGAATACGTGGTGCCATTTACAGCTCGCATGAAGGTTGAAGTGGGAGACCAAGTCTCTCGCGGTGCTGCCTTGACTGAAGGTTCTATCCAGCCGAAGCACTTGCTGGCTGTCCGCGATGTCTTGTCTGTTGAAACTTATCTGCTTGCTGAAGTACAAAAAGTTTACCGTAGCCAAGGGGTAGAAATCGGCGACAAACACATCGAGGTAATGGTTCGCCAGATGATTCGCAAGGTGCGCGTCATGGATCCAGGAGATACAGATCTTCTCATGGGAACTCTCATGGATATTACAGACTTTACAGATGCTAACCGTGATGTGGTTATCTCAGGCGGAGTGCCTGCGACAGCCCGTCCAGTCCTCATGGGAATCACCAAGGCTTCCCTTGAGACAAATAGCTTCCTGTCTGCAGCTTCCTTCCAGGAAACAACTCGTGTCCTGACAGATGCTGCTATCCGTGGTAAGAAAGACCATCTGCTCGGACTCAAAGAAAATGTTATCATCGGTAAGATTATTCCAGCTGGTACTGGCATGGCTCGCTACCGCAATCTGGAACCTCAGGCTGTCAATGAAGTTGAAATTATCAACGAAGTGACAGAACTGCCAGATGGATTTGAAACTGAAGAAAATATTGTTCTTAAATAA